Proteins from a genomic interval of Chanodichthys erythropterus isolate Z2021 chromosome 8, ASM2448905v1, whole genome shotgun sequence:
- the rtcb gene encoding RNA-splicing ligase RtcB homolog, producing the protein MSRTYNDELQYLDKIHKNCWRIKKGFVPNMQVEGIFYVNDPLEKLMFEELRNACRGGGFGGFLPAMKQIGNVAALPGIVHRSIGLPDVHSGYGFAIGNMAAFDMENPDAVVSPGGVGFDINCGVRLLRTNLDEGDVQPVKEQLAQSMFDHIPVGVGSKGVIPMGAKDLEEALEMGVDWSLREGYAWAEDKEHCEEYGRMLQADPNKVSSKAKKRGLPQLGTLGAGNHYAEIQVVDEIFNDYAAKKMGIDHKGQVCVMIHSGSRGLGHQVATDALVAMEKAMKRDKITVNDRQLACARITSPEGQDYLKGMAAAGNYAWVNRSSMTFLTRQAFSKVFNTTPDDLDMHVIYDVSHNIAKVEEHMVDGKQKTLLVHRKGSTRAFPPHHPLIPVDYQLTGQPVLIGGTMGTCSYVLTGTEQGMTETFGTTCHGAGRALSRAKSRRNLDFQDVLDKLADMGIAIRVASPKLVMEEAPESYKNVTDVVNTCHDAGISKKAIKLRPIAVIKG; encoded by the exons atgagTCGCACTTATAACGATGAGCTTCAGTATCTGGATAAAATCCACAAAAACTGCTGGCGGATCAAGAAGGGTTTCGTGCCTAACATGCAG GTGGAGGGTATTTTCTATGTCAATGATCCTCTGGAGAAACTGATGTTTGAGGAGCTGAGAAACGCCTGTCGTGGTGGAG GGTTTGGTGGTTTCTTACCTGCTATGAAGCAAATTGGAAACGTTGCCGCCCTGCCGGGAATCGTGCAT AGGTCTATCGGCTTACCCGACGTCCACTCTGGATATGGTTTTGCCATCGGAAACATGGCTGCGTTTGACATGGAAAACCCGGATGCCGTGGTCTCTCCCG GTGGTGTCGGGTTTGACATCAACTGTGGCGTGAGACTGCTGCGGACGAACCTGGATGAGGGCGACGTGCAGCCGGTGAAGGAGCAGCTGGCGCAGTCCATGTTTGACCACATTCCCGTCGGAGTCGGATCCAAGGGCGTCATTCCAATGGGAGCAAA AGATCTGGAGGAAGCTCTGGAGATGGGCGTTGATTGGTCTCTGAGGGAAGGATACGCCTGGGCCGAGGATAAGGAACACTGTGAGGAATACGGCCGAATGCTGCAGGCCGATCCCAACAAAGTCTCGTCCAAAGCCAAGAAGAGAGGACTACCACAG TTGGGAACGTTGGGTGCAGGAAACCACTACGCCGAGATTCAGGTGGTGGACGAGATCTTCAATGATTACGCCGCAAAGAAGATGGGCATCGACCACAAGGGCCAGGTGTGTGTGATGATCCACAGCGGCAGTCGAGGCCTCGGCCACCAGGTGGCGACAG ATGCTTTGGTTGCAATGGAGAAGGCGATGAAGCGAGACAAGATCACTGTGAATGACCGTCAGCTGGCCTGCGCTCGCATCACGTCTCCTGAGGGTCAGGACTATCTGAAGGGCATGGCGGCCGCCGGAAACTACGCCTGGGTCAACCGCTCCTCCATGACCTTCCTCACTCGCCAG GCGTTCTCTAAAGTCTTCAACACGACCCCAGACGACCTGGACATGCACGTCATCTACGACGTCTCTCACAACATCGCCAAGGTGGAGGAGCACATGGTGGACGGCAAACAGAAGACGCTTCTCGTGCACAGGAAGGGCTCGACGCGGGCGTTTCCTCCACACCATCCGCTCATACCTGTCGACTATCAG CTAACGGGTCAACCGGTTCTGATCGGAGGAACGATGGGCACCTGCAGTTACGTGCTGACGGGCACAGAGCAGGGCATGACGGAGACATTTGGCACCACGTGTCACGGAGCG GGTCGAGCTCTTTCCAGAGCCAAATCCAGACGCAACTTGGACTTCCAGGATGTTCTGGATAAACTGGCAGACATGGGCATCGCCATTAGAGTGGCGTCACCAAAGCTGGTGATGGAGGAG GCTCCTGAATCCTACAAGAACGTCACAGATGTGGTAAACACGTGTCATGACGCCGGCATCAGTAAGAAGGCCATCAAGCTCCGACCCATCGCTGTGATTAAAGGGTAA
- the fbxo7 gene encoding F-box only protein 7, whose product MKLRVRINKQTRRLELDGPEPTLSELRVRVREELLPQGGLGSDVEFSLSLNGTEVLVDTGQTLSSCGVVSGDMISVILPQGCSQQTQTAPETPSSSGNTPGSSQEAGGAESSSVRDSGMEEWMEDEEGVGAGLFAPPPLLCCETEEDGVIPHALERLLDSARCQKPSDCLMLATHLLLLETGFLPQGSNVNSGEMPIGWRAAGGVFRLQYAHPLLENSLVSVVAVPMGQTLVINAVLKMDKAMENSRKLVLKADDYVMADWAGGSAGVVYRDLSKLSRLFKDQLVYPLMAAARQALGLPALFGLAVLPPELLLRVLRLLDVVSLVSLSAVCRDLNVATHDPSLWRHLLHRDFRVRFPAGNQHRDTDWRELYKKKHKQKKENLHRRRFYPQHMPPIFPLSPFPSAPAPLPLPLYPPGIIGGDYDQSPVILPRPRFDPIGPLPGHLPGADVPIGRRSLRPGGNRPADIRRGFI is encoded by the exons ATGAAGCTCAGGGTGAGAATCAACAAACAGACCCGCCGACTGGAGCTGGACGGACCAGAACCGACTCTCTCCGAGCTCAGAGTCCGGGTCCGAGAGGAGCTGCTGCCTCAGGGCGGACTGGG ATCTGATGTGGagttcagtctgtctctgaacgGGACGGAGGTGCTTGTGGACACGGGACAGACTCTCTCCTCCTGTGGGGTTGTTTCTGGAGATATGATCAGTGTGATTTTGCCCCAGGGCTGTTCTCAGCAAACACAAACTGCCCCAGAAACCCCCAGCAGTTCAGGAAACACACCCGGCTCCAGTCAGGAG GCCGGTGGCGCAGAGAGCAGCAGTGTGAGGGATTCTGGGATGGAGGAGTGGATGGAGGATGAGGAGGGTGTGGGTGCCGGGCTCTTCGCTCCTCCACCGCTGCTGTGCTGTGAGACGGAGGAGGACGGTGTGATTCCACACGCGCTGGAGAGGCTGCTGGACTCGGCGAGATGTCAGAAACCATCAGACTGTCTGATGCTGGCGACGCATCTGCTGCTGCTGGAGACCGGCTTCCTGCcacag GGTTCTAATGTGAACTCAGGCGAGATGCCGATTGGCTGGCGGGCTGCAGGGGGCGTGTTCAGGCTTCAGTACGCCCACCCACTTCTGGAGAACAGCCTGGTGTCGGTGGTCGCCGTGCCAATGGGCCAAACGCTTGTCATTAATG CTGTTCTTAAGATGGACAAGGCTATGGAGAATTCTCGCAAGCTGGTGCTCAAAGCAGATGATTATGTGATGGCTGATTGGGCAG GTGGCAGCGCTGGCGTCGTCTACAGAGACTTAAGCAAACTGTCTCGTCTCTTTAAAGATCAGCTGGTGTATCCGCTCATGGCCGCTGCCAGACAGG CGCTGGGTCTGCCGGCTCTGTTCGGTCTGGCTGTTCTTCCTCCTGAGCTGCTGCTGCGTGTGTTGCGGCTGCTGGACGTCGTCTCTCTCGTCTCGCTGTCGGCCGTGTGCCGAGACCTGAACGTCGCTACCCATGATCCCTCACTCTGGAGACACCTGCTGCACAGAGACTTCAGGG TGCGTTTCCCTGCAGGAAATCAACACAGAGACACTGACTGGAGAGAG CTTTACAAAAAGAAGCACAAACAGAAGAAGGAGAATTTGCACAGAAGACGTTTTTATCCACAACACATGCCTCCGATTTTCCCACTTTCACCCTTCCCATCCGCCCCGGCTcccctccccctccccctcTACCCTCCCGGCATCATCGGTGGAGACTACGACCAATCGCCCGTTATCCTACCCCGCCCCCGCTTCGACCCCATTGGCCCACTCCCGGGTCATCTCCCAGGAGCGGACGTTCCCATTGGCCGACGGAGTCTGAGGCCGGGAGGGAATCGACCAGCAGACATCAGGAGGGGTTTCATTTGA